From Clarias gariepinus isolate MV-2021 ecotype Netherlands chromosome 2, CGAR_prim_01v2, whole genome shotgun sequence, one genomic window encodes:
- the LOC128541958 gene encoding glucose-dependent insulinotropic receptor, translating into MSSHNFSISLSVDFSTAGDFFLFLYHLLFATCAALLAGSVVLGILCTRALRQQNRFIFMLNTSISDTLTGCSVYYLGLFDVQEGYPSRNGTLYILPSFLGVNVMTFLFAQFDRYLAVAHPFFYNRFITRCFVIACCAFCWVYTYLILAIQNVLPVAQAVKLSAFGVMTLQIIVVIKVLMTIKLYIIAKHQLGREALSPERDSKKESLRLIVFVVICFLSLWCPSFVNIMIKYLSNDGLRFRNEATNAFAIMARFNALSTPALYIWGSPALRTAVWRTVWRRVCPWCHITTIRVCSLNTKPAKDRVQSISQISRDT; encoded by the exons atgtctagtcATAATTTCAGCATTTCTCTCTCGGTTGACTTTAGCACTGCGGgggattttttccttttcctttaccACCTGCTGTTCGCCACGTGCGCGGCTCTGCTCGCGGGCTCCGTGGTTCTGGGGATCCTGTGCACGCGCGCGCTGCGGCAGCAGAACCGCTTCATCTTCATGCTGAACACCAGCATTAGCGACACCCTCACCGGCTGCTCCGTCTATTACCTCGGCCTCTTCGACGTGCAGGAGGGTTATCCGTCCAGAAACGGAACGCTTTACATCCTGCCCTCGTTTTTAGGTGTGAACGTGATGACGTTTCTGTTCGCGCAGTTCGACCGCTACCTGGCCGTGGCGCACCCGTTCTTCTACAACCGCTTCATTACGCGCTGCTTCGTCATCGCGTGCTGTGCGTTCTGCTGGGTGTACACCTACTTAATCTTGGCCATTCAGAACGTGCTCCCAGTCGCACAAGCCGTCAAACTGAGCGCCTTCGGTGTCATGACGTTGCAGATCATAGTTGTGATCAAAGTCCTGATGACCATAAAGTTATACATCATCGCCAAACACCAGCTCGGCCGCGAGGCGCTCAGCCCGGAGAGAGACAGCAAGAAAGAGTCCCTGCGACTCATCGTGTTCgtagtcatttgttttttgtcgCTCTGGTGTCCCTCCTTCGTGAATATCATGATCAAATATCTGTCAAACGACGGGCTGCGCTTCAGGAACGAAGCGACCAACGCGTTCGCCATCATGGCGCGCTTTAACGCGCTCAGCACTCCTGCGCTTTACATATGGGGCAGTCCTGCTCTGCGCACTGCGGTGTGGCGCACGGTGTGGAGAAGAGTGTGTCCGTGGTGCCACATCACGACTATAAG AGTATGCAGCTTGAACACAAAACCAGCAAAAGATAGAGTGCAGAGCATCTCACAGATCTCAAGGGACACATGA
- the morc2 gene encoding ATPase MORC2, which translates to MAYSNYSSLNRAQLTFEYLHTNSTTHEFLFGALAELVDNSRDANATRIDIYTEKRPDLRGGFMLCFLDDGTGMDPGEATHVIQFGKSSKRFPESTHIGQYGNGLKSGSMRIGKDFILFTKKDDKLTCLFLSRTFHEEEGLDEVIVPLPSWDLNTQQPLTQDPEKYAIETELIFKYSPFKSEEQLFQQFKKIEGASGTLVVVYNLKLMDNREPELDVQTDHQDILMAGTPVEGVKPERRSFRAYAAVLYIDPRMRIFIQGHKVRTKRLSCCLYNPRMYKYTSTRFKTRAEQEVKKADHLAKLAEEKAREAESKARALELKLGNDLSKEARVALRKAQDSAAALRAEATRKQAIYGSKQKALKEPKELNFIFGVNIEKRDQDGMFIYNCSRLIKMYEKTGPQLDGGMACGGVVGVVDVPYLVLEPTHNKQDFADAKEYRHLLRAMGEYLAQYWKDIGIAQKGIVKFWDEFGYLSANWNATPSNDLRFRRRRAMEIPVTIQCDKCLKWRTLPFQMDAVDKRYPDSWVCLMNPDGKQDRCDAPEQKQNLPVGVLKKDTKTSEDKQKELSEKIRQQQEKLEALQKNTTVKSAADVKRLPLDVSAKNAEERTSQTALRSSQRAVARPRSPPLPAVVKNAVSHSAAAKTAPPKSTGSSRPSRTPPAATTPAKAKPAPTPFPKSAKATSKTAPTPPPSKASARRSLTQTRSTTPSSTKTARQTSASKRGSAKKGKAQKDDNEEESDEEEEEEDEQEEEEEKEEEEESEEEEEPQPKKSKLAASTQPRGKGTVEKKVLPTKQANSTEPISNSTEEDAQKNAHKDKGLQVEAKVNGEWFTGRVTAVETGKESVRWKVKFDYVPMNTPRDRWVFKGSEDVRLMRPASPESRSPDTNQGPARSVTPPTAAEPDTTQSGPSRETTEGLVTMMRTLLRYFFPPDFRIPKDSVNTMSAEDLVAFPIKEYFQQYEAGLQKLCNSYQSRAESRARAVEEKSSGAEAKLRESEEKLRKLRTNIVALLQKVQEDIEISSDDELDAYIEDLVTKGE; encoded by the exons ATGGCCTATTCAAATTACAGCAGCTTGAACCGTGCACAGCTCACCTTCGAGTACCTGCACACTAACTC GACAACACATGAATTTCTTTTCGGAGCTTTGGCCGAGCTTGTAGACAACTCGAG GGATGCAAATGCTACAAGGATTGACATATATACAG AAAAAAGACCAGATCTTCGAGGAGGCTTCATGCTTTGTTTCTTGGACGATGGCACTGGAATGGACCCGG GTGAGGCAACGCATGTCATTCAGTTTGGCAAGTCTAGCAAGAGGTTTCCTGAATCCACCCATATTGGCCAGTATGGAAATGGCCTTAAATC tggCTCAATGCGTATTGGCAAAGACTTCATCTTATTCACAAAGAAAGATGACAAgttaacatgtttatttttgtccCGAACGTTTCATGAAGAGGAGGGGCTGGATGAG GTTATTGTTCCGTTGCCCAGTTGGGATCTGAATACGCAGCAGCCTCTTACTCAAGACCCAGAGAAATATGCTATTGAGACTGAGCTGATTTTCAAATACTCACCTTTCAAGAGCGAAGAGCAGCTCTTCCAGCAGTTCAAAAAAATTGAAGGAGCCAGTG ggACACTAGTTGTAGTTTATAATTTAAAACTTATGGACAACAGAGAGCCTGAACTGGATGTACAGACAGATCACCAAGACATCCTAATGGCAGGGACACCTGTAGAGGGAGT GAAGCCTGAAAGACGGTCATTTCGTGCCTATGCAGCTGTCCTGTACATCGATCCTAGGATGAGAATCTTTATTCAGGGACACAAAGTCAGGACCAAGAGGCTCTCCTGCTGCTTATATAATCCTag GATGTATAAATACACATCAACTCGTTTTAAAACCCGTGCAGAGCAAGAAGTGAAGAAGGCCGATCACCTCGCAAAACTTG CGGAGGAGAAGGCAAGAGAAGCAGAGAGTAAAGCTCGTGCTCTGGAATTGAAACTGGGAAATGATTTATCTAAAGAGGCGAGG GTTGCCTTGAGAAAAGCACAAGATTCAGCTGCAGCATTGCGTGCAGAAGCTACACGAAAACAAGCAATTTATGGATCTAAACAGAA GGCACTGAAGGAGCCCAAAGAGCTGAATTTCATCTTTGGTGTAAACATCGAAAAGCGAGACCAAGATGGTATGTTTATCTATAACTGTAGTCGACTCATTAAGATGTACGAGAAGACCGGGCCACAGCTGGATGGAGGAAT GGCATGTGGAGGCGTAGTAGGGGTGGTAGATGTACCCTATCTTGTATTAGAGCCAACACATAATAAGCAAGACTTCGCAGATGCAAAAGAATACCGACATTTACTCAGAGCTATGGGAGAATATCTTGCCCAGTATTGGAAAGACATTGGCATAG CTCAGAAAGGCATAGTGAAGTTCTGGGATGAGTTTGGCTACCTGTCAGCCAACTGGAATGCCACACCTTCAAATGATCTCAGGTTTCGCCGGCGCAGAGCCATGGAGATTCCTGTGACGATACAGTGTG ATAAATGTCTGAAGTGGCGCACATTGCCATTTCAGATGGATGCTGTGGATAAGCGTTACCCAGATAGCTGGGTCTGTCTCATGAATCCTGATGGAAAGCAGGATAG GTGTGATGCCCCTGAACAGAAGCAGAATTTACCAGTTGGTGTTTTAAAGAAAGACACCAAAACCTCagaagacaaacaaaaagagCTCTCTGAAAAAATTCGCCAGCAGCAGGAGAAATTAGAGGCTCTACAG AAAAACACAACGGTTAAGTCAGCGGCAGATGTAAAACGGCTCCCACTGGATGTCAGTGCAAAGAATGCAGAGGAGCGTACATCACAG actGCTCTTCGGTCGTCGCAGCGCGCAGTGGCTCGTCCTCGTTCACCCCCACTCCCTGCTGTCGTCAAAAATGCTGTCAGTCATTCAGCTGCAGCTAAAACTGCACCTCCTAAATCTACAGGATCTTCGCGTCCTAGTAGAACTCCACCTGCTGCTACCACTCCTGCCAAAGCCAAACCAGCCCCGACCCCATTCCCCAAATCAGCAAAAGCCACCTCTAAAACCGCACCGACACCTCCTCCTTCAAAAGCATCAGCTCGCAGGAGCCTAACACAAACTCGCAGTACAACA CCATCCTCCACAAAGACGGCCAGGCAAACATCAGCCAGCAAGAGAGGAAGTGCCAAGAAGGGTAAAGCACAAAAAGATGATAATGAGGAAGAAAGtgatgaggaagaggaagaggaggatgaacaggaagaggaggaggaaaaagaagaagaagaagagagtgaggaggaagaagaaccACAACCCAAGAAATCCAAACTGGCAGCATCTACTCAGCCTCGTGGAAAGGGAACAGTAGAGAAGAAGGTCCTGCCAACTAAACAGGCTAACAGCACAGAG CCAATCAGCAATAGCACCGAAGAAGATGCACAGAAAAATGCACATAAAG aTAAAGGTTTACAAGTGGAGGCAAAAGTCAATGGAGAATGGTTCACTGGCCGGGTGACTGCAGTAGAAACAGGGAAAGAGAGTGTACGCTGGAAAGTAAAGTTTGATTACGTCCCCATGAACACTCCACGAGACCGCTG GGTATTTAAAGGCAGCGAGGATGTCCGTCTTATGCGGCCTGCCTCACCAGAGTCACGAAGTCCAGACACCAATCAGGGCCCAGCACGGTCTGTGACTCCGCCCACCGCAGCAGAGCCTGATACGACCCAGAGCGGCCCGAGCAGAGAAACTACAGAAGGCCTCGTCACTATGATGAG GACATTGCTGCGGTACTTTTTCCCACCTGATTTCCGAATTCCAAAAGATTCTGTTAACACTATGAGTGCTGAAGACCTTGTGGCTTTCCCTATA AAAGAGTATTTTCAGCAGTATGAGGCAGGACTGCAGAAGCTGTGTAACTCTTACCAAAGCCGTGCTGAGTCTAGAGCTCGGGCAGTGGAGGAAAAGAGCAGCGGAGCAGAGGCTAAACTCAGAGAGTCGGAAGAAAAACTACGCAAACTCAGAACAAATATAGTTGCACTGCTACAGAAAGTCCAGGAG gacATTGAGATCAGCAGTGATGATGAGCTAGATGCCTACATAGAGGACCTGGTCACTAAGGGCGAGTGA